The Shewanella mangrovisoli genome has a window encoding:
- a CDS encoding alkaline phosphatase codes for MNKKLLVLAISAMLGLAACGSDGDNGAAGTPGSNGSNGSNGSDGKDWTAVNQWYVDAQARVTKADGLSVNNDVGAAKNVILFVGDGMGVSTITAARILEGQLKGKTGEENSLSFETLPYVGLSKTYNVDGQTPDSAGTMSAMMTGVKTDVGVISQAEGVVRANCASTKDQNLVTSLELAAMAGMSTGVVTTARLTHATPAATYAHVPERDWEADSNLPAEAVTNGCKDIAAQMLDFNYGNGLNVMMGGGRRSFIPKTLIDPEGKAGKRNDGRDLTAEWLAKYTNAAYVQDRDGFLNVDVKSTDHLLGLFNSSHMEYDYDRTEAGVTGEPSLAEMTAKSIDILKKNTKGYVLIVEAGRIDHAHHAGNAARALYDTVALSEAVRVAMEKTSANDTLLMVTADHSHVFTIAGYPTRGNPILGLVKTNDANGIAEVTNSTDANGLPYTTVGYANGMGYASLATGGDERYNFPVDAGRKDLNFVDTQSAGFHQEALVPLSDETHAGEDVAIFARGPSSDLVQGTVEQNHIFHVMNRAADLVAKAEAAMAAK; via the coding sequence ATGAATAAGAAATTACTGGTACTCGCAATCTCTGCCATGCTGGGTTTAGCCGCATGCGGTAGCGATGGTGACAATGGCGCGGCAGGTACGCCGGGTTCGAATGGTTCTAACGGTTCCAATGGCAGCGACGGTAAAGACTGGACCGCAGTCAACCAATGGTATGTCGATGCACAGGCACGTGTGACTAAGGCCGATGGCCTGAGCGTGAACAACGATGTGGGCGCGGCGAAAAACGTGATCCTATTTGTCGGCGATGGCATGGGTGTTTCGACTATCACTGCAGCGCGTATTTTAGAAGGTCAATTAAAGGGCAAGACGGGTGAAGAAAACTCTTTATCCTTCGAAACCTTGCCTTATGTCGGTTTATCTAAGACCTATAACGTCGATGGTCAAACACCAGATTCTGCGGGCACTATGTCGGCGATGATGACTGGGGTGAAAACCGATGTCGGCGTGATTTCACAGGCCGAAGGCGTAGTGCGTGCTAACTGCGCATCGACTAAAGATCAAAACTTAGTGACATCACTGGAACTGGCCGCCATGGCGGGCATGTCTACTGGTGTGGTGACTACGGCGCGTTTAACCCACGCAACGCCTGCGGCAACCTATGCCCACGTGCCTGAGCGTGACTGGGAAGCCGACTCAAACCTGCCAGCCGAAGCCGTGACCAATGGTTGTAAAGATATCGCCGCGCAAATGCTCGACTTTAACTATGGCAATGGCTTAAACGTGATGATGGGCGGTGGTCGCCGCAGCTTTATCCCCAAAACCTTGATTGATCCAGAAGGTAAAGCGGGTAAGCGTAACGATGGTCGCGATCTGACTGCCGAATGGTTAGCTAAGTACACTAATGCGGCTTACGTTCAAGACAGAGATGGTTTCCTCAATGTGGATGTGAAGAGCACTGACCATTTATTGGGTCTGTTCAACTCATCCCATATGGAATACGACTACGACCGCACCGAAGCGGGCGTAACGGGTGAGCCATCGCTCGCAGAAATGACTGCCAAGTCGATTGATATTCTGAAGAAAAACACCAAAGGCTACGTGCTGATCGTCGAAGCGGGTCGTATCGACCATGCGCACCATGCCGGTAACGCCGCTCGTGCCCTGTACGACACAGTTGCGTTATCTGAAGCAGTCCGTGTTGCGATGGAAAAAACCTCGGCAAACGACACTCTGTTAATGGTGACGGCTGACCACAGCCATGTGTTTACCATCGCAGGTTATCCAACCCGTGGTAACCCAATCCTTGGCTTAGTGAAAACCAACGATGCTAATGGTATTGCCGAAGTGACTAACTCTACCGATGCTAACGGTTTACCTTACACGACAGTAGGTTATGCCAACGGTATGGGTTATGCGTCATTAGCGACGGGTGGCGATGAGCGTTATAACTTCCCAGTGGATGCAGGCCGTAAGGACTTGAACTTTGTAGATACGCAAAGTGCTGGTTTCCATCAAGAAGCCCTAGTGCCATTAAGCGATGAAACCCATGCGGGTGAAGACGTGGCGATTTTTGCCCGTGGCCCCAGCTCGGATCTGGTCCAAGGTACGGTTGAACAAAACCATATCTTCCACGTGATGAACCGTGCGGCAGACTTAGTCGCGAAAGCGGAAGCTGCAATGGCGGCGAAGTAA